GCAACCGTGCACAGCCAGACTGTTGCCAAGATCATTGAGCCTGCGGATGCGGTTGAGGCCATTGTTCCCGATGATGCATCGTCATTGACCTTGAACCTTGACAAGGCCCCCGATGCTCCTGAGTCCGTAGAAGACTCCTTGGAACGTCTGAACAACAAAGACAACAAAGACAACTAGCCTTATCCGGGTTGGCGGCTGCTGTGCAAAGGACTTCCTTGGCGCAGCAGCATTGCCATGTTCACAATCCCGTGACCAATAGAAGGATCCCTTGATGGCACGAACAGGTCCGGCGTCAACAGCTCGCAGAACTCTTCTGTGGCTTGCGGCGCTCATTATTGCATGCACCCTGGCAGTAGGTGGCGGCGTCCTCGCCGGGGCCACCACTTGGGCGCCAAAGCTCGGCCTTGACCTTGAGGGCGGTACCCAGATGATTCTGGCGCCCAAGGTTGAAGGAACTAGCAATATCGCCGCTGAACAATTGGACCAGGCTGTGTCCATTATTCGCCAGCGTGTGGACGGTTCGGGTGTCTCTGAAGCCCAGATCTCCACGGAAGGCGGGCGCAACGTTGTTGTAAGCATGCCGGGTAAGCCCACGGATGAGGAGCGTAACCTCATCAAGGCTTCTGCCAACATGAACTTCCGCCCTGTCATTGCCGCGACTCAGGCTCCCACCGGTGCCGTCCCGGAAGCTGAGCGGACTGCCGCGGATAAGCTGCCGGTTCCCACGGCCGCACCGCTTAACGCCAGCGATCCCAACTGGGTTGATGCGGCGCTCATGAAGCAATTTGAAGCTACCAGCTGTATTGCCCCGCTGACGGAACGCCCTACCACGTCGGATGCGAACAAGCCGATTGTCAGCTGTGAACCCGATACCGGTTTCAAGTACATCCTCGGTCCGGTGGAAGTTCCCGGCAAGTGGATCAAGACCGCTTCCTACGGCCTGCAGTCCGGTGCTCAAGGTGCCACAACCAACCAGTGGTCAGTTCAGCTGACCTTGGAGAAGCCGCAGGGTGCTGATGCGTTCAAGACAGTAACTCAGCGCTTGTATGCAAAGTACTTGGCAAATCCGAACGATCCTCAGGCACGTTTTGCCATTGTCCTTGATGACAGCATCGTTTCAGCGCCTGCTTCTCAAGCGGTCATCACTGACGGTCAGTCATCCATCACTGGTAACTTCACCGAAGCCAGCGCCAAGGCTCTGTCCGACCAGCTCAAGTTCGGTTCGCTACCCATCAGCTTCGAGATTCAGAGCGAAGTTCAGATCTCGGCGACCCTTGGTCTGCAGCAGCTGGAAATGGGTCTTTTGGCCGGTTTGATTGGTCTTGGCCTCGTGGTCATCTATTCACTGTTCCAGTACCGCGCGCTTGGTCTGGTCACCATTTTCTCCTTGGTCATTGCAGGTGTTCTGACCTACTTGGCGATCGTGCTGCTGGGCTGGGCGGAAAACTACCGTCTGTCCCTTGCTGGCGTGGCGGGTATCATCGTGGCCATTGGCCAGACCGCTGACTCGTTCATTGTGTACTTCGAACGCGTCAGAGATGAGTTGCGAGACGGTCGAGGACTTGTTGCCGCCGTGGAAAACGGTTGGGAGCGCGCCAAGCGGACCATCCTTGCGTCAAAGGCCGTGAACGTTCTCGCTTCCTTGGTCCTGTATTTTGTCTCTGTTGGCAGCGTCAAGGGCTTCGCTTTTACTCTTGGTCTGACAGCGGTGGCCGACCTTATTGTGGTCTTCATGTTCACCCACCCCACGCTGCAGTTGCTGGCACGCACCAAATTCTTCGGCGAAGGACACAGCTTCTCAGGTCTTGATCCGAAGCAGCTTGGCGCCATTCCGCTGTACCGGGGCGCCGGGCGATTCCGTACTCCGGAAGAAACCGCAGCCGTGGTCAAGGGCAAGAACGTCCGCGCCGCTGGCGAAGCCGAACGCCGCCAAACCATCGCTGAGCGGCGGTTGGCTGCCAAGGAAGCAGAAATGGTTGGCAGCAAGGGCGCCGGGGCCGCAAAGTCCGAGTCCAGTGCCTCGAAGGAGAGCAAATAATGAAGAGTTTCGCTACTTTCGGCAATGAGCTGTACACCGGTGAGCGGTCTTACGAGTTCGTTGGAAAACGCAAGATTTGGTTCAGCATTGCTGGCGTCTTGGTTTTGCTTTCCATCTTGTTCCCTCTGTTGGGTGGCGGGTTCAACTTCGGCATTGATTTCCGGGGCGGTTCCCAGTTCACCATTTCGCAGGTGACGAGCACTGATGTTGCCATCGGTCAAGCGGCTGTTGCCAAGGCTGCCCCGGGTACGGCGGCAGTTGTCACCAACGTGGCCGGCGACACCATGCAGGTGCAGACTGACAGGCTCAGCGACGACCAGACTCTGGCCGTCAAGGATGCCCTGAAGTCTGCTTATGGTGTCACTGAGGACCACATCACCTCCACCTTTGTTGGCCCCAGCTGGGGACAGGACGTCTCCCGTCAGGCCATCATCGGCTTCATCGTGTTTGTCCTGTTGGCCACCGTCTTGATGGCTCTTTACTTTAGGACCTGGCGCATGTCCATTGCGGCCATGGTGGGCCTGCTGGTGGTTATGGCTGTCACCGCTGGTATCTACGCCGTGTCCGGTTTCGAGGTCACGCCGTCGGCCATCATTGGCTTCCTGACAATCTTGAGCTATTCGCTATATGACACGGTGGTGGTGTTTGACAAGATTCGAGAAAACACGCAAGACATCACCAAGTCTGAGCGCCGGACGTTTGCCGAAGAGGTCAACCTCGCAGTGAACCAGACTCTGGTGCGATCCATCAATACCATGATGGTAGCGGTGCTGCCTGTGGCATCCATTCTGTTCATCGGTGCACTCCTGCTCGGTGCCGGTACCCTGCGCGACCTCTCGCTGGCCTTGTTTATCGGAATTATTGTGAGCACCTTCTCCACGATCTTCGTGGCTGCTCCCATGTACTCATGGCTGCGCGAGCGTGAACCCGCTCTGGCCAAACAGGCCAAAAAGGTGCAACAGCGCCGCGCCAATGACGCAGTTGCCGTGTCCGCTACGGCTTAGGGATCCGCCACTGAAGTCTCTGCGGCCCCCAACAGGGCCGGGGTCGAATGCTACGCATTCGACCCCGGCCCTGTTTTGGTCAACATTGCTCTGCTGGGCACCTTAGACTGGGTTAATGCCCCGGCGCAGGGGCGCACAGGACGTACGTGTGTGAGGGAGGTAATGCGTTGAACGATGAATCGCCCTCGCATGAGCTAGCGACAGATTCCGGCGTGAAAGCGCAGCCCACCGGTGAAGGTTCCGGTCAGCGGCCTGCAGATATTCGGCCCACCTTTCCAGGTCGCCGTGAACGCACTAGGTCACGCCTAGCCCGCCTCACCGGCTGGTCCACGGAAAGCTACTCACCCATCCTGGAGCCTTTGTTGCGCATTGTGCGCGCCAAGAACCCCAAAGAAGACCTGGACCTGCTCCAGCGCGCCTTCGTCATTGCCGAAAAGTACCACGACGGCCAAAAGCGCAAGAGTGGAGATCCCTACATCACCCACCCTGTTGCCGTGGCCACCATCTTGGCTGAAATGGGCCTCAGCGGCAGCACCCTGGCCGCAGCACTGCTGCATGACACGGTGGAAGACACGCCCTACACCCTGGCTGAGCTGGAACGTGACTTCGGCAAGGAAATCACTCTGCTGGTGGACGGCGTCACCAAATTGGACAAGGTTGATTACGGCGAGGCCGCGCAAGCTGAAACGCTGCGCAAGATGGTCATTGCCATGTCCAAGGACATCAGGGTCCTGGTCATCAAGCTGGCTGACAGGCTACATAACGCGCGTACCTGGCGTTTTGTCTCAGCCCAGTCATCGAGTAAGAAGGCCCGGGAAACCCTCGATATTTTTGCTCCGCTAGCCCACCGCCTTGGCATGAATGCCATGAAGTGGGAATTGGAGGAGCTCTCCTTCGCTGCCTTGTACCCGAAGGTGTACGAGGAAATTGTGCGCATGGTCCAGGACCGCTCACCCGAGCGTGAAAAGAAGCTCGGGTTGATCCGCCGTGAACTGCTTGACGTTCTGCGTGTCACCAAGATCAAGGGTGAAATCAGCGGCCGGCCCAAGCACTACTACTCCATCTATCAAAAGATGGTGGTTCGCAAAAAAGAATTCGATGACATTAACGACCTCATTGGGGTTCGTGTCTTGGTGGAGACAGTGGGAGACTGTTACGCCATGCTGGGCGAGGTCCATTCACTCTGGACGCCCTTGGTGGGACGCTTCAAGGATTACATCGCGCTGCCCAAATTCAACATG
The Arthrobacter alpinus genome window above contains:
- the secD gene encoding protein translocase subunit SecD; the protein is MARTGPASTARRTLLWLAALIIACTLAVGGGVLAGATTWAPKLGLDLEGGTQMILAPKVEGTSNIAAEQLDQAVSIIRQRVDGSGVSEAQISTEGGRNVVVSMPGKPTDEERNLIKASANMNFRPVIAATQAPTGAVPEAERTAADKLPVPTAAPLNASDPNWVDAALMKQFEATSCIAPLTERPTTSDANKPIVSCEPDTGFKYILGPVEVPGKWIKTASYGLQSGAQGATTNQWSVQLTLEKPQGADAFKTVTQRLYAKYLANPNDPQARFAIVLDDSIVSAPASQAVITDGQSSITGNFTEASAKALSDQLKFGSLPISFEIQSEVQISATLGLQQLEMGLLAGLIGLGLVVIYSLFQYRALGLVTIFSLVIAGVLTYLAIVLLGWAENYRLSLAGVAGIIVAIGQTADSFIVYFERVRDELRDGRGLVAAVENGWERAKRTILASKAVNVLASLVLYFVSVGSVKGFAFTLGLTAVADLIVVFMFTHPTLQLLARTKFFGEGHSFSGLDPKQLGAIPLYRGAGRFRTPEETAAVVKGKNVRAAGEAERRQTIAERRLAAKEAEMVGSKGAGAAKSESSASKESK
- the secF gene encoding protein translocase subunit SecF — translated: MKSFATFGNELYTGERSYEFVGKRKIWFSIAGVLVLLSILFPLLGGGFNFGIDFRGGSQFTISQVTSTDVAIGQAAVAKAAPGTAAVVTNVAGDTMQVQTDRLSDDQTLAVKDALKSAYGVTEDHITSTFVGPSWGQDVSRQAIIGFIVFVLLATVLMALYFRTWRMSIAAMVGLLVVMAVTAGIYAVSGFEVTPSAIIGFLTILSYSLYDTVVVFDKIRENTQDITKSERRTFAEEVNLAVNQTLVRSINTMMVAVLPVASILFIGALLLGAGTLRDLSLALFIGIIVSTFSTIFVAAPMYSWLREREPALAKQAKKVQQRRANDAVAVSATA